A genomic stretch from Rhinatrema bivittatum chromosome 9, aRhiBiv1.1, whole genome shotgun sequence includes:
- the ATP6V1F gene encoding V-type proton ATPase subunit F, with protein MAMRGKLIAVIGDEDTCTGFLLGGVGELNKNRKPNFLVVEKETSVTEIEETFRSFLNRDDIGIILINQFIAEMIRHAIDAHHKSIPAVLEIPSKEHPYDASKDSILRRAKGMFSAEDLR; from the exons ATGGCGATGCGGGGGAAGCTGATCGCGGTGATCGGGGACGAGGACACCTGCACCGGCTTCCTTCTCGGCGGCGTCGGGGAGCTCAACAAGAACCGGAAGCCCAACTTCCTGGTGGTGGAGAAGGAGACGAGCGTCACCGAGATAGAAGAAACGTTCCG GAGTTTTCTGAACAGGGATGACATTGGGATTATCCTCATCAACCAGTTCATTGCTGAAATGATCCGCCATGCTATCGATGCCCATCACAAGTCTATCCCGGCTGTCCTGGAGATCCCCTCCAAGGAGCACCCTTATGATGCCTCGAAGGACTCCATCCTCCGCCGAGCCAAGGGCATGTTTTCTGCTGAGGACTTGCGATAA